One segment of Paenibacillus rhizovicinus DNA contains the following:
- a CDS encoding Gfo/Idh/MocA family protein yields the protein MKVAVISFAHMHAYSYAEHLTASPDAELSAVWDEDETRGMEAASRYGVPYYRELDELLRTDAAAVIVCSENARHKEHVIAAAAAGKHVLCEKPIAVDPDDAEAMIRACRDNGVILQIAFPVRYSPVIRQARELIRSGQLGSIIGVNATNHGKMPGGWFIDPQLSGGGAAVDHIVHVMDILFWVLEKKVTRVHAELDTRLHDIEVEDCGIVLLEMESGIIAAIDPSWSRPASYPIWGDLVISFTGTKGTLHLDLHKQASVFYNDVKDKTEWMLWTDDLDEGLVGDFLAIVREGRPASISGEDGLATLRVVRSALASHLSGRAIEL from the coding sequence GTGAAGGTGGCTGTAATCAGTTTCGCCCATATGCATGCTTACAGCTATGCGGAGCATCTGACGGCCTCGCCCGATGCCGAGTTATCCGCCGTGTGGGACGAAGACGAAACCCGCGGCATGGAAGCCGCGTCGCGCTACGGCGTGCCGTATTACAGGGAGCTTGACGAACTGCTGCGGACCGACGCGGCGGCCGTCATCGTCTGTTCGGAGAATGCCAGGCACAAGGAGCATGTGATCGCTGCGGCCGCAGCAGGCAAGCATGTGCTCTGCGAGAAGCCGATCGCGGTCGACCCGGACGACGCGGAAGCGATGATCCGGGCCTGCCGCGACAACGGCGTCATTCTGCAAATCGCATTCCCCGTCCGCTATTCGCCGGTGATCCGGCAAGCGAGGGAGCTGATTCGCAGCGGTCAACTCGGCAGCATCATCGGGGTGAACGCGACGAATCACGGCAAAATGCCCGGCGGCTGGTTCATTGACCCGCAGTTGTCCGGAGGCGGCGCGGCCGTCGACCACATCGTGCACGTGATGGATATTCTGTTCTGGGTGCTGGAGAAGAAGGTGACGCGCGTTCACGCCGAACTGGATACCCGGCTGCATGATATCGAAGTCGAAGACTGCGGCATCGTGCTGCTCGAGATGGAATCTGGCATCATTGCCGCGATCGATCCGAGCTGGTCCAGACCGGCTTCCTATCCGATCTGGGGAGACCTCGTCATCTCGTTCACCGGAACGAAAGGGACGCTGCATCTCGACCTGCACAAGCAAGCGTCCGTCTTCTACAACGACGTCAAGGATAAGACGGAATGGATGCTTTGGACGGATGATCTGGACGAAGGGCTTGTCGGCGATTTTCTCGCTATCGTCCGGGAGGGCAGACCCGCTTCCATCAGCGGAGAGGATGGCCTGGCAACGCTTCGGGTCGTAAGATCGGCCTTGGCCTCGCATCTGTCGGGGCGAGCTATCGAGCTTTGA
- the rpiB gene encoding ribose 5-phosphate isomerase B, which produces MIIALGCDHAGFHLKTAVAEHLKSIGCDVVDHGCYSADAVDFPDIARLVCHSVLRGEAARGIMVCGTGVGASIAANKIPGIRAAVCHDYHSAHQSVEHDDVNVMCVGAQIVGAWLVKDLISSYVTATFSTEEQFRRRVEKLAVLEREAASMIKPE; this is translated from the coding sequence ATGATTATTGCACTAGGCTGCGATCATGCCGGATTTCATCTGAAGACGGCGGTTGCCGAACATCTGAAGTCGATCGGCTGCGACGTTGTCGACCATGGCTGCTACAGCGCCGATGCCGTTGATTTTCCCGATATTGCCCGCTTGGTCTGCCATTCGGTTCTGCGCGGGGAAGCGGCACGCGGCATCATGGTTTGCGGAACCGGCGTAGGCGCAAGCATCGCGGCCAACAAGATTCCCGGCATTCGCGCGGCGGTCTGCCACGACTATCACTCGGCGCATCAAAGCGTGGAGCATGACGACGTCAACGTCATGTGCGTCGGCGCGCAGATCGTCGGCGCTTGGCTCGTGAAGGATCTGATATCCTCGTATGTCACGGCGACGTTCAGCACGGAAGAACAATTTCGCAGAAGAGTCGAGAAGCTGGCCGTGTTGGAGCGCGAAGCCGCTTCGATGATAAAGCCCGAGTAG
- a CDS encoding pentapeptide repeat-containing protein, which yields MHCRGNRHRESLLRGSLLRESRHRESRLRGNRLRGNRLRGSRLRGSRLRGSHFRGSHFRGSRLRGNRLRGNRLRGSRLRGSRLRENRLRGSRLRGSRLRGSRLRGSRLRGSRLRGSRLRGSRLQGNRLRGSRLRGSRLRGSRLRGSRLRERRLRGSRPACCPVNLP from the coding sequence ATCCACTGCCGGGGAAACCGCCACCGGGAAAGCCTCCTCCGGGGAAGCCTCCTCCGGGAAAGCCGCCACCGGGAAAGCCGCCTCCGGGGAAACCGCCTCCGGGGAAACCGCCTCCGGGGAAGCCGCCTCCGGGGAAGCCGCCTCCGGGGAAGCCACTTCCGGGGAAGCCACTTCCGGGGAAGCCGCCTCCGGGGAAACCGCCTCCGGGGAAACCGCCTCCGGGGAAGCCGCCTCCGGGGAAGCCGCCTCCGGGAAAACCGCCTCCGGGGAAGCCGCCTCCGGGGAAGCCGCCTCCGGGGAAGCCGCCTCCGGGGAAGCCGCCTCCGGGGAAGCCGCCTCCGGGGAAGCCGCCTCCGGGGAAGCCGCCTCCAGGGAAACCGCCTCCGGGGAAGCCGCCTCCGGGGAAGCCGCCTCCGGGGAAGCCGCCTCCGGGGAAGCCGCCTCCGGGAGCGGCGCTTACGGGGGAGCCGCCCAGCATGCTGCCCAGTAAACCTCCCTTAG
- a CDS encoding carbohydrate ABC transporter permease codes for MLLPFCWMITTSIKTYADSVQIPPVWIPTHPDFSWYGKIFEQVPFGRYYMNTIMVAVGRTVPQVIFCSMAAYGFSRLRFPGRNVIFIGVLAILMVPSQVLLIPQYYEMVRFHWVDTYRALIVPGIFSAYGTFLLRQFFMSLPKELEEAAIIDGCNPWTIFWRILLPLTVPALSALTFFAVLWSWNDFIWPLVVTNDDSMKVLSVGINSLQGVYVSKQPLLMAGAAMATVPLLIFFLVLQKFVIKGITFSGIKG; via the coding sequence ATGCTGCTTCCTTTCTGCTGGATGATTACGACCTCGATCAAGACCTATGCGGATTCCGTCCAGATTCCGCCGGTATGGATCCCGACCCATCCGGACTTTTCCTGGTATGGAAAGATATTCGAGCAGGTGCCGTTCGGTAGGTATTATATGAATACGATCATGGTAGCCGTCGGGAGAACCGTTCCGCAGGTGATCTTCTGCTCGATGGCGGCCTACGGTTTCTCCCGTCTGCGGTTTCCGGGGCGAAATGTCATTTTCATCGGCGTTCTCGCCATTCTGATGGTGCCTTCTCAGGTGCTGCTTATTCCGCAGTATTACGAGATGGTCCGTTTCCACTGGGTAGACACGTATCGGGCGCTGATCGTGCCCGGCATCTTCTCCGCTTACGGAACGTTTCTGCTTCGCCAGTTTTTCATGTCGCTGCCGAAGGAATTGGAAGAAGCGGCGATTATCGACGGCTGCAATCCCTGGACGATCTTCTGGCGCATTCTGCTGCCGCTCACCGTACCGGCCCTCTCCGCGCTGACGTTCTTCGCCGTCTTGTGGAGCTGGAACGATTTTATCTGGCCGCTGGTCGTCACGAACGACGATTCGATGAAAGTGCTGTCCGTAGGCATCAACTCCTTGCAGGGGGTCTACGTCTCCAAGCAGCCGCTGCTGATGGCAGGCGCCGCGATGGCGACCGTTCCGCTGCTGATCTTCTTCCTCGTGCTGCAGAAATTCGTCATCAAAGGCATCACGTTCTCGGGAATTAAAGGTTAA
- a CDS encoding GNAT family N-acetyltransferase — protein MEKAKNVQIRPPQTEEDREWFRSLWISEWGGEIMISRGRAYGPQDVSALIAWEDGMRVGAASYLLDRDECELTSLNATVIGAGIGSRLIAAAEEAVRQAGVHRLWLLTTNDNIDALRFYQRRGYRIAAIYPDAIAESRKLKPTIPLVGYYDIPIRDEIVLEKQL, from the coding sequence ATGGAGAAAGCCAAGAACGTTCAAATCCGTCCGCCGCAGACCGAGGAAGATAGGGAATGGTTCCGCAGTTTATGGATAAGCGAGTGGGGCGGCGAAATCATGATCTCGCGGGGCCGCGCATATGGTCCGCAGGACGTGAGCGCTCTCATAGCGTGGGAGGATGGCATGCGAGTGGGAGCAGCTAGCTATCTGCTAGATCGTGACGAATGCGAGTTAACGAGCCTTAATGCGACTGTCATTGGCGCAGGCATCGGAAGCCGGTTGATTGCCGCGGCGGAAGAGGCTGTAAGGCAGGCAGGGGTTCATCGTCTGTGGCTGCTGACGACAAACGATAATATCGATGCGCTACGCTTCTATCAACGACGCGGTTATCGAATAGCGGCCATCTATCCCGATGCCATAGCCGAATCTCGGAAGCTGAAGCCGACGATCCCGCTAGTAGGCTATTATGATATCCCGATTCGGGACGAAATTGTACTGGAGAAACAACTCTAG
- a CDS encoding polysaccharide deacetylase family protein, with translation MANIKVLFWFDVEDYTTPESMDGFRGLIDLCDSRGIQGIFKLVGEKARMMVELGRQDIIEKLRNHEVGYHTDYHSVHPTISEYLEHMGFKDGAERFDREEYAGLKDVERITGMPNECYGQPGGAWAPQAFPAILKWGVPVYLDNHEQVTLNSRPYWYGGLLNFMELTGFMRMELVEDGLETAKQEFDAIYEKLSSEPVGFVSIVYHPNEFNTPRFWDDVNFARGKNPPRSEWQPASPLRPPGEMEKYLAMLGEFLDYILSRDNVEFITSAQARELERSSKGELSEEQVRKLAEDVDGELYFKEIDDYSLSASDTHSLFSRYLLDRPLAPELIYGPETEVASGGSPVVTVRALKQAIAEPYPDVFGYKQLPDTFKVGEASVNPVDLTCTLAKVIRDGLTDEDEVAVVRGRLRSQQHAKDDDFWGKGWIIFPEDFRVPNIVRMSKLQTWTLKPALF, from the coding sequence TTGGCCAACATTAAAGTGCTGTTCTGGTTCGATGTGGAGGATTACACGACGCCGGAGTCGATGGACGGGTTCCGGGGATTGATCGATCTATGCGATTCGCGGGGAATTCAGGGGATTTTCAAACTGGTCGGCGAGAAGGCCAGAATGATGGTAGAGCTCGGCCGGCAGGACATTATCGAGAAGCTCCGCAATCATGAGGTGGGCTATCATACCGACTATCACAGCGTTCACCCTACCATCAGCGAATACTTGGAGCATATGGGATTCAAGGACGGCGCGGAACGTTTCGACCGTGAGGAATATGCCGGACTGAAGGATGTAGAACGGATCACCGGCATGCCGAACGAGTGCTACGGCCAGCCCGGCGGCGCTTGGGCGCCGCAGGCGTTTCCCGCCATCTTGAAATGGGGCGTTCCCGTCTACCTGGACAATCATGAGCAGGTGACGTTGAACAGCCGTCCTTATTGGTACGGCGGACTGCTCAACTTCATGGAGCTGACGGGATTCATGCGAATGGAGCTCGTCGAAGACGGGCTGGAGACGGCGAAGCAGGAGTTCGATGCGATCTACGAGAAGTTATCCAGTGAGCCCGTCGGATTCGTAAGCATCGTGTACCATCCGAACGAGTTTAACACGCCGCGGTTTTGGGACGACGTGAATTTCGCCAGAGGGAAGAATCCGCCGCGTTCCGAATGGCAGCCGGCCAGCCCGCTCCGGCCGCCGGGGGAAATGGAGAAGTACCTGGCCATGCTGGGAGAGTTCCTCGATTATATCTTGTCCAGGGACAACGTCGAATTCATCACTTCGGCGCAGGCGAGGGAGCTCGAACGGTCCAGCAAGGGCGAGCTATCCGAAGAGCAGGTCCGGAAGCTGGCGGAAGACGTAGACGGCGAGCTGTATTTCAAGGAGATCGACGACTATTCGCTGTCCGCTTCGGATACGCATTCGCTGTTCAGCCGTTATTTGCTGGACCGGCCGCTGGCGCCGGAGCTGATCTACGGCCCGGAAACGGAAGTCGCAAGCGGCGGCAGCCCGGTCGTCACCGTGCGGGCGTTGAAGCAGGCGATCGCCGAGCCGTATCCGGACGTATTCGGTTATAAGCAGCTTCCCGATACGTTCAAGGTCGGAGAAGCGAGCGTCAATCCGGTCGATCTGACGTGCACCTTGGCGAAGGTCATTCGGGACGGGCTGACAGACGAGGATGAAGTGGCCGTCGTCCGCGGCCGCCTTCGGTCGCAGCAGCATGCGAAGGACGACGACTTCTGGGGAAAAGGCTGGATCATCTTCCCGGAGGACTTCCGCGTGCCGAACATCGTGCGGATGTCCAAATTGCAGACGTGGACGCTCAAGCCTGCTTTGTTCTAA
- a CDS encoding MFS transporter — translation MTWLKDFRSFFKIRGAAPLIAGMFLYGIGSGILAPMNAVYMRDGIGLSKVEIASIFSISLLFNLAATIAIGLISDRMAKKKRLTVYAVPLCMAGLLLYMQADGYALALLGLVLASAPSGLIMGQLFAMARNHMMLHAASFFEMAQIWLRATLSVGFFTGLLAGANVYLFAGFRGVLWGNLLGYALLFLCLLLYKENEGKAAKNVSTGEPFSLVMLAALLLLCCADSLRGLYLPLVVVQLFERPQTMSYLWSVQAVFELLFMTLAGYWAARYGSKRIMILSSFFALVVYATYAFSPPMAVFFLVQPLYSFFVSVLYGVAMGYVQRMFHSRVGFGSSVYVSLTQTASLIGYLLPFLVPGYRPAIFAIPATLVLAALLIIGASAYWTRTKTRGHKVNAIEYKS, via the coding sequence TTGACATGGTTGAAGGATTTTCGGTCGTTTTTCAAAATCCGCGGCGCGGCCCCATTAATCGCGGGCATGTTCCTGTACGGGATCGGAAGCGGCATCTTGGCACCGATGAACGCCGTGTACATGCGGGATGGGATCGGTTTGAGCAAGGTGGAGATCGCCTCGATCTTCTCGATCTCGCTGCTGTTCAATTTGGCCGCTACGATCGCGATCGGCTTGATCAGCGACCGCATGGCGAAGAAGAAGAGGCTGACGGTTTATGCGGTGCCGCTGTGCATGGCGGGTTTGCTGCTGTACATGCAGGCAGACGGTTATGCGCTGGCCTTGCTCGGGCTGGTGCTTGCCTCGGCGCCTTCCGGTCTCATCATGGGGCAATTGTTCGCCATGGCTCGCAACCACATGATGCTTCATGCCGCCTCGTTCTTCGAAATGGCGCAAATCTGGCTTCGGGCGACGCTCAGCGTCGGATTCTTCACCGGTCTGCTGGCCGGCGCGAACGTGTATCTCTTCGCGGGGTTCCGGGGCGTTCTCTGGGGGAATTTGCTCGGCTACGCGCTGCTCTTCCTCTGTCTGCTGCTTTACAAAGAGAACGAGGGCAAGGCCGCGAAAAACGTGAGCACGGGCGAACCTTTCTCGCTCGTCATGCTGGCCGCGCTGCTGCTGCTGTGCTGCGCGGATTCGCTGCGCGGACTGTACCTGCCGCTTGTCGTCGTCCAGCTGTTCGAGCGGCCGCAGACGATGTCCTACTTGTGGAGCGTGCAGGCTGTTTTCGAACTGCTGTTCATGACGCTGGCCGGTTATTGGGCGGCCCGGTACGGCAGCAAACGGATTATGATCCTATCGAGCTTCTTCGCGCTCGTCGTCTACGCGACGTATGCGTTCAGTCCGCCGATGGCGGTATTCTTCCTCGTGCAGCCGTTGTATTCGTTCTTTGTTTCCGTGCTGTACGGCGTAGCCATGGGCTATGTGCAGCGCATGTTTCATTCGCGCGTCGGTTTCGGTTCCAGCGTCTACGTGTCTCTGACCCAGACGGCCTCGCTCATCGGCTATCTGCTTCCTTTTCTCGTACCGGGCTACCGGCCGGCGATATTCGCCATTCCCGCGACATTGGTTCTGGCGGCATTGCTTATTATCGGCGCATCGGCGTATTGGACGCGGACGAAGACGAGAGGCCATAAGGTGAATGCAATCGAATACAAGTCCTAG
- a CDS encoding carbohydrate ABC transporter permease has product MRLASETRLSLTRPAVKSRMRLKEMLWGYFFIGPVVIGLLIFTIIPIVASLVLSFTSWDGSSDVKFIGFANFADMFADNIYLKSLRVTTIYTVVTVPCTIILSVIIAVLLNRKMRGRDAYRLIFFLPSVTMPVAIAVVWKWMYNGSNGLINYLLSLVGVDGPNWITDERFILLSVMIIAVWGGIGYNMIILLSGLQGIPDSYYEAAAIDGATGWSRFIHITMPLLTPAIFFVMVTSLIGAFQVFDLVFMLTPPSNGGGAGGVLQDATRTAVYSIYQNGFTWFKIGYASAQAWVLFVIIFLITMVQMYLQKRWVHYE; this is encoded by the coding sequence ATGCGGCTAGCGAGTGAAACGAGACTTTCCTTGACCAGGCCTGCCGTCAAGTCCCGGATGCGCTTGAAGGAAATGCTCTGGGGCTATTTCTTTATCGGACCTGTCGTCATCGGGCTGCTGATCTTCACGATCATTCCCATCGTCGCCTCGCTGGTGCTCAGCTTCACGAGCTGGGACGGTTCGAGCGACGTCAAGTTCATCGGCTTTGCCAACTTCGCCGACATGTTCGCCGACAATATCTACCTCAAGTCGCTGCGTGTCACGACGATCTATACGGTCGTAACGGTTCCGTGCACCATTATTTTATCCGTTATTATCGCCGTGCTGCTTAACAGGAAGATGCGAGGGCGGGACGCGTACCGGCTGATCTTCTTTCTTCCCTCCGTCACCATGCCTGTCGCCATAGCGGTCGTCTGGAAATGGATGTATAACGGCAGCAACGGTCTGATCAATTATTTATTGTCGCTCGTCGGCGTCGACGGTCCCAATTGGATTACGGACGAGCGGTTCATTCTGCTGAGCGTCATGATAATCGCTGTCTGGGGCGGAATCGGCTACAACATGATTATTCTGCTGTCCGGCTTGCAGGGAATCCCCGATTCGTATTATGAAGCGGCCGCGATCGACGGCGCCACGGGCTGGAGCCGGTTCATCCACATTACGATGCCGCTGCTGACGCCGGCGATTTTCTTCGTGATGGTGACGAGTCTGATCGGCGCCTTCCAGGTGTTCGACCTCGTCTTCATGCTGACGCCGCCTTCCAACGGGGGGGGAGCCGGAGGCGTGCTCCAGGATGCAACGCGCACGGCGGTTTACTCGATCTACCAGAACGGCTTCACTTGGTTCAAGATCGGTTATGCGTCCGCTCAGGCATGGGTGCTGTTCGTCATTATTTTCCTCATTACGATGGTGCAGATGTATCTGCAGAAAAGGTGGGTTCATTACGAATAA
- a CDS encoding LacI family DNA-binding transcriptional regulator, which yields MAQGGTHIKKPTIHDVAKQANVTPSTVSRVMNDSNLVKPRTRQRVLEAVQSLGYVPNKAARMFKYGKSRIIGLVVSAQHISELIYNAGFQAQFKALTEKAHNEGYNILIITSADADSETYFDVIKSQAADGFIIMSPSANESLASMLEEAGIPYIFNMKYSNNPADIYYASADDFEGGYTAANHLLELGHTDIRFIVGSVKGQIISFNGDRIRGFMKALSEYDIPFREEMIVRIPGQLEESYAGIHRLFQTEKPTALMISNEITTVAALNYFHDHGIRVPQDLSVIGFGPSEFFRGLRPNLTNVSFDIAWSSGRIVDMLLQRIERGPVSLEPAMKPKLNIQDSTARNE from the coding sequence ATCGCCCAAGGAGGAACGCATATCAAAAAGCCAACCATACACGATGTCGCCAAACAGGCGAACGTGACTCCCTCCACCGTATCCAGAGTCATGAACGATTCCAATCTCGTCAAGCCGCGTACCAGACAGCGGGTGCTTGAAGCCGTCCAAAGCCTCGGCTACGTGCCGAACAAGGCAGCGCGCATGTTCAAATACGGCAAAAGCCGAATCATCGGGCTTGTCGTCAGCGCCCAGCATATCAGCGAGCTGATCTACAACGCCGGCTTCCAGGCGCAGTTCAAAGCGTTGACGGAGAAAGCTCATAACGAAGGATACAATATACTTATTATTACTTCTGCGGATGCGGATTCCGAAACGTATTTCGACGTCATTAAGAGCCAGGCGGCCGACGGCTTCATCATTATGAGCCCTTCCGCTAACGAATCTCTGGCCTCCATGCTGGAAGAAGCCGGCATTCCGTACATATTCAATATGAAATATTCGAACAACCCCGCAGATATCTACTATGCTTCCGCCGATGATTTCGAAGGCGGCTATACGGCAGCCAATCATTTGCTCGAACTCGGACATACCGATATTCGCTTCATCGTCGGCAGCGTCAAAGGTCAGATCATCTCTTTTAACGGCGATCGCATTCGAGGCTTCATGAAAGCACTCAGCGAATACGACATTCCCTTTAGGGAAGAAATGATCGTTCGCATCCCCGGACAGCTGGAAGAAAGTTATGCCGGCATCCATCGGTTATTCCAAACGGAGAAGCCGACGGCGCTGATGATTTCCAATGAAATCACGACGGTCGCGGCGTTGAATTATTTTCACGATCATGGCATCCGAGTGCCGCAGGATCTATCCGTCATCGGCTTCGGACCTTCCGAGTTCTTCCGCGGTCTGCGGCCGAATCTCACCAATGTGAGCTTCGACATTGCTTGGTCCAGCGGCCGGATCGTCGATATGCTGCTGCAGCGAATCGAACGCGGGCCGGTCAGCCTCGAACCTGCCATGAAACCCAAGCTCAACATCCAGGACAGCACTGCGCGTAACGAGTAG
- a CDS encoding ABC transporter substrate-binding protein, with protein sequence MKRNRTALLVLVILFAIGAAACSSGGGNNGEGSSGGSNGKKVDVVWWFPAKEQEAAMKQIADNFNKKQDKINLKVQLNAGADYYTKLQTTLAAKNGPDIMWMNGPNFPKFQSKGFLLKYDELIERDGFSMADFPDALVKLYSKDGVYGMPKDYDTIGLFYNKELFDKAGVPYPTEKWTWEDLRNAAKKLTIGSGDKTTQWGIAVPASTQEVIYPFFVQNGVKPMSDDRTSLQYDSPEGIEAIQFLYDLMYKDKSSPDGQYMTDNDPTQLFQSGKVAMIMNGSWMAKPYYDVLKDKVDVQFMPIEKTKGNIIHGVAWVANANTKHKDETWEVIKYLGSKEVAMLQADSGTVIPALKGTQDAWVKALPMNLKIFTESAEFATPYPTAFDPEWETTVATHLTNIWLNKESPADGMKKVTEEANALLSAAK encoded by the coding sequence ATGAAGAGGAACCGTACGGCACTTCTCGTGCTTGTTATTCTGTTCGCGATCGGCGCGGCAGCCTGTTCTTCCGGCGGAGGCAATAACGGAGAGGGATCCAGCGGGGGTTCGAACGGCAAGAAGGTCGATGTGGTCTGGTGGTTTCCGGCGAAGGAACAGGAAGCGGCGATGAAGCAAATCGCGGACAACTTCAACAAGAAGCAGGATAAAATCAACCTCAAGGTACAGTTGAACGCGGGAGCGGATTATTATACGAAGCTGCAAACCACCCTCGCCGCCAAGAACGGACCCGATATCATGTGGATGAACGGTCCGAACTTCCCCAAATTCCAATCCAAGGGATTCCTGCTCAAGTACGATGAATTGATCGAGCGCGACGGCTTCTCCATGGCGGATTTCCCGGATGCGCTGGTGAAATTGTATTCCAAGGACGGCGTTTACGGCATGCCGAAGGACTACGATACGATCGGGCTGTTCTATAACAAGGAGCTGTTCGACAAAGCCGGCGTCCCTTACCCGACCGAGAAATGGACATGGGAAGATCTGCGCAACGCGGCCAAGAAATTGACGATCGGCTCCGGCGACAAGACGACGCAATGGGGCATCGCCGTACCTGCCTCGACGCAGGAAGTCATCTATCCGTTCTTCGTCCAGAACGGCGTCAAGCCGATGAGCGACGATCGGACTTCCCTGCAATACGACAGCCCCGAAGGCATTGAAGCGATCCAATTCCTCTATGATTTGATGTACAAAGACAAATCCTCCCCCGACGGTCAATATATGACCGACAACGACCCGACCCAACTGTTCCAATCCGGCAAGGTCGCGATGATCATGAACGGTTCCTGGATGGCAAAGCCGTACTACGATGTCCTGAAGGATAAGGTGGACGTGCAGTTCATGCCGATCGAGAAGACCAAAGGGAACATCATTCACGGCGTAGCCTGGGTCGCCAACGCCAACACGAAGCATAAGGACGAGACGTGGGAAGTCATTAAATATTTGGGCTCCAAGGAAGTCGCGATGCTGCAGGCGGACAGCGGCACGGTCATTCCCGCTCTGAAAGGCACGCAGGACGCGTGGGTCAAGGCGCTCCCGATGAATTTGAAGATCTTCACGGAGTCCGCCGAATTCGCCACGCCTTATCCGACCGCATTCGATCCGGAATGGGAAACGACGGTCGCGACCCACTTGACCAACATTTGGCTCAATAAAGAGTCTCCGGCAGACGGCATGAAGAAGGTCACCGAGGAAGCGAACGCACTGCTTTCGGCCGCCAAATAA
- a CDS encoding glycoside hydrolase family 28 protein yields the protein MSEMFNVRQYGATGDGRTKDTEALNRAIAACHEQGGGTVRVPSGTYVTGTVELRSHITLHLDAGAVLLGSPDMADYPRLPHRSEFRDQVLIAAIGAVNVAITGRGTIDGNSDAFMLDGEPDLLRDFSAEYTRQGDAYHIVNDNPVDGPVKHKERPGILVLFLHCSNVHVSDILIRNSPNWCVHAGRCEDVRMTGLTIKNSLLVPNADGIDVSRSRNVRISDCHIEGGDDGLAFSPCAEGYGESPNENIVVENCTITSRSVGIRVGWDAYPIRNFLFHNIIIRDSNRGIGLFMRQGAPLENIVFSNIIIETRLHQGKWWGKGEPIHISVIPLPVHTGPAFTGKLGKIRNVTFSGITATGDQGIVIAGHPDSYIEGVTLENVKLTVREGPLQESFGGNFDFRPAIDEKKNVFAHDIPGLYAGCVDGLTIRNFAIDWQGKLPAYMKYGLEIEQFKELTIDGFAGRQPQPCDVSEGAAICLRDGGKARVLHSVAKPGTGIFLKLEGETTCGLFALNDVSEAVTPVEPRTDNLLHMTEFGE from the coding sequence ATGAGCGAAATGTTCAACGTGCGGCAATACGGAGCAACGGGAGACGGTCGGACGAAAGATACGGAGGCATTGAACAGGGCGATCGCGGCATGCCATGAGCAAGGCGGCGGCACTGTCCGGGTGCCTTCCGGTACGTATGTAACGGGTACGGTCGAGCTGCGCAGCCATATCACGCTGCATCTGGATGCGGGAGCGGTGCTGCTGGGCAGCCCGGACATGGCGGATTACCCGCGCCTTCCACATCGGAGCGAATTCCGGGATCAAGTACTGATCGCCGCGATCGGTGCCGTTAACGTCGCGATCACGGGGCGCGGTACAATCGACGGCAACAGCGACGCGTTCATGCTCGATGGGGAGCCGGATTTGCTGCGCGACTTCAGTGCGGAATATACGAGACAAGGCGACGCCTACCATATCGTGAACGACAATCCGGTGGACGGGCCGGTCAAGCATAAGGAGCGACCGGGCATTCTGGTCTTGTTCCTCCACTGCTCCAACGTGCATGTCTCGGATATCTTGATTCGGAATTCTCCGAACTGGTGCGTGCACGCAGGCCGTTGCGAAGATGTACGCATGACGGGGCTGACCATCAAGAACAGCCTTCTCGTACCGAATGCCGACGGCATCGACGTCAGCCGCAGCCGCAATGTCCGTATCAGCGATTGCCACATCGAAGGGGGAGACGACGGACTCGCGTTCAGCCCTTGCGCGGAGGGCTACGGCGAAAGCCCGAACGAGAATATCGTCGTCGAGAACTGCACGATCACGTCGCGCTCGGTCGGTATCCGAGTAGGCTGGGATGCATATCCGATTCGCAATTTCCTGTTCCACAACATCATTATCCGCGACTCCAATCGCGGAATCGGCTTGTTCATGCGGCAGGGCGCACCGCTCGAAAATATCGTATTCTCCAACATCATCATCGAGACGCGCCTGCATCAAGGGAAGTGGTGGGGCAAAGGCGAGCCGATCCATATTTCCGTCATCCCGCTGCCTGTCCATACCGGTCCGGCGTTTACGGGCAAGCTCGGAAAGATCCGCAACGTCACGTTCAGCGGCATTACGGCTACGGGCGACCAAGGCATCGTCATTGCCGGCCATCCGGACAGCTATATCGAAGGCGTTACGCTGGAGAACGTCAAGCTGACCGTGCGGGAAGGCCCGCTGCAGGAGTCGTTCGGCGGCAACTTCGACTTCCGTCCGGCGATTGACGAGAAGAAGAACGTGTTCGCCCATGACATTCCGGGTTTATATGCCGGCTGCGTAGACGGGCTGACGATTCGCAATTTCGCGATCGACTGGCAGGGCAAGCTGCCGGCTTATATGAAGTACGGCTTGGAAATCGAGCAGTTTAAAGAGTTGACGATCGACGGCTTCGCGGGCAGGCAGCCGCAGCCTTGCGACGTTTCCGAAGGCGCGGCGATCTGCCTGCGCGACGGCGGCAAAGCCAGGGTGCTGCACAGCGTGGCAAAACCAGGCACCGGGATCTTCTTGAAGCTGGAAGGAGAGACGACATGCGGATTGTTCGCGCTCAATGACGTATCGGAAGCGGTAACGCCTGTCGAGCCGCGAACGGACAATCTGCTTCATATGACGGAGTTTGGCGAGTAG